AGTGGTCCTAGTGCAGATTGAAGGCAATATGAGATAGTGACAAGATGTTTTCTGGAAACAGCCACCGCCCATCGCTAGTACATGCTAtagttttgtaaattattgAATCCAACTTAATGCCTAGATTTTAAGAGGAAAAGTGATAGAAATTCTCCCTGTGGTGTGCCTCGTTTTGCCATTCTGTAAAATGTGGCATTGTCCATAGTTGCAATGACTCTATTAGTGAAGCGAGAAATGCGTATTCTTGTGCTCTATAACTTATTTAACTATACTCACCAGCTAGTGCAGAGCATTATCAACAGATTTTCCTTTCATAAAGGCCTTTATAATCGTAGGCCTTAGATATAGATCTATGATCCGTTCCAAAGTTTTCAAGAGGAATGAAGACAGACTGATGGGTCCAAAATCCTTTGGTCTAGTGTTTGAAGTCTTCCTCCTTTTGGGAATGAAAAATACAGTGCATTTAGTCTATGCTATATAGCTATATACGACCATTCAAGGTACgccaaatatatatgtatcaGCCATGGGCAGATGATATCCGCATTATGATGAAGGTAAGGAACAATATTGAGAGTTCAATGCATGAACTTTGCAGACAACTTTAGGCTGACAAAATTGTGGTGTTTTGAGAAATGACAGTTATTGAAAAATGTCCAATAAAGCTCAAATGTGTATTGATGGTTCACCTATAGAACATTTTGCAGAGGGTGTGTCGTCTAATACTTCTTGAATCACCTTTGATGGAATTTTCAACTAGGCATGATTGGCTTTTTATATCAGCCTAAAACTATTCTTCTAGGGATGATTGGCTTTTTATATCAACCTAAAACTATTCTTCGGACTCTCTAACTAATGCAGTGTCTTCCAAGCAGAGATCCTAGCGTTCTGGAAAGTGACGGAACTGATACGGAATAATAACAATGTACATGGTAATAAGGTTGTGAACGATTTTCCTAGATTGTGTTCGAACCTTGATATAGATATATAACAGGGAAATAATATTAATCCACCCATTGTCACTATAtgtagataattcaatgaatcaATTAACATTCCTTGATCAGTAGAGTGTATACCAAAAAAGGCCCTATGGCTAAAACATGTTACGGGGGCTATCAATTAAAAGGATTCTGATAGAGATGCTAACGGGGTATGGTATGACTTGAAGTAAAGGCAACTAGAATACTTATTTGCCTGGTTAGATGTAATCTAATTCAGAGTGGGGTTTTTAATGGCAATTGTATACGAGACTTCTGCAGGCTATGTGTGTAAAGGAGCTAGAGATATTTGAACATATAATTTACCATTGCGTTCGACTACAGGGTCCAAGACGAAGAAGTGGAAAATATTGCTGGGAGTAATCCATGCAATTTACTAGGATTTGTCAGGGGAATGACATGATTACTATGGAGAGTTTACTCAtcttctgtaatatttattccctaatctgaaTCTTTACTCTCTTTTTTCTAAGAACATTCTAGTTGAAGGTAATCGCAATGGATTACAACTGTCTTCTCCTTAGGGTTCATAACTCCTCCTAAACTGGACAAATGTCAGATTGCTGTAATAACTTTTAGATGAACTTTCCACTAGACAGGAACACACACTAAGATCACTTGTTACAAGCCTGATCTATCTGAACTATTTTAGGGATGTGTCCCACAAGACTctaatcaaatttgtttaatgtatCGTTACCAGGTACTCTCTGGGGCCACAAATTAGGATAGAGAAATTTTAGAGGTATcacaaaaaatggaaataaatttcaaaagaggTAAAGTAGAAGGGTTAATATCTGTTATTTTATAAGCTGTCATAATGGTCTCTTAATCTATTATTGACCGTCATTCGCTTATAACAGAGTATTTTGTATAAGGTGTGTGGACCACAGACGGAAACTttagttgagaaactttttataattctcttttaaaattCCCTTAATGtctaaaacatgtttttgtatGAATGAGAATAATAACAAAGTaggagaaactccgtaccgcgagagagatgaataatgtatttttctctctcacgcaaaatcaaaagattcCCAAAGTTTCCTGGTGCGGACCGGCAGAAGGTAAACAACGGTATCAAACATTAGTGGACCCCAGTGAGATGCTCATAAGTGGCTGTTTTATAAAGCTTAACTAATTccagtaaatttattattatttaaaaaagctcaGATTCTTTTGCAATTCTTTCTTTATGGAGACATTCCTCTACACTATTTCCATGGTAACCCATACCTATATTACCGTACAGCTCTATTTAATCAATAACTGtctctaaacaaaaataaaaattcattcaattgaaaaacagatttaaaaactaaattttacatCAAAATCTATTAATTATGAATCCTTTTATAATAATCAATGATTTTGAATCTGACGCATTGGAAGACtattccaaaaaagaacattttaaagtCAACCAAAGATTTTGTCAATATTTAAAGCAACTTATAGCGGAAGAGTCTCAAAGgaataatgcaaaaaatatttcgGCGTCATACAAACCACAACATTATTTACCAATAGTTATAAAGCAGCAACAATCTGAGACAAATAATGAATCGGGAATTTTGCTAACAATTGATAAATTAGTTACATTTTTCATAGAAGAATGCAAGCAAAATTTTCTTCCTATAAATCCTTGTTTTGCTAACTATTATCTACATTTACTTATACGAGATGCTCAAGATGGTTTGGAATTAAATGATAAATCTAATCGTTTAAGTGTATGtaaaattgagaattttttagaaaaagctttgacaaaatataaaaatccattGGAGGCTACTGTCTGCAATATGAAAATGtcttattttaatagaaatagcCAAACGTTATCTTTggattttgttaaagaaaaatatgaattgGAATTTGAAGAGAAATTACAACAACTAATAAAAAGTATATTGCAATATCCCGAGAGTAGTAGTGACCATCAGTTAgaagaaatgtttattaaaatgcaagtgtttattataacaaattatcAAATAGGTTGTCCTAAAAATCATGTAGTAAGTAGAAAGCTTAGATTTGTAACTAGTccttttattaaagatttcacCTATTTACAGATTTTAAAACAATGTCGCCAAAGTTTAAATAGTGTTTTGGGCAGGGGagatatacaaaaatatgtcttaagaaaaaaatatcatcGTTTGGAATATCTACAGAAATTGGCAGCCACTGTAGCtggtattttaattttcaataatcaaGGACCCCAAggcaataaagaaaatatacgcAACAGTAAGTTTTCAGGTTTTTTTAACGTTAATTACTCAAAATTTcttactttatatttttcatttcaagtATTTGCTGATTTAAAAATGGCTCAATGTAATACCAAAGATTCTCTGGAAGAGAGTATAGAACgtgcattattttttaaacaaagtggTAGTAATGTGATGCAAGAACTTATCGAAATTAATGTTCATTTAAAAATGATCATTTGTTTAAGACCTTTAGTTCAAATACGTGAAATcaacaaatttgttatattatttgaggtgtatagaaaaaatttggaaaaagctAAGAATACTTTTGAAAAAACTCTTTATCTAATAGAGGTGGCGGAAAAGAAATTCAATTGTGTTGTGgaaaaaatcaatgaaatattaaaatttcgttCTGCCATTGAATCGgaattaatttttgtaagtaataatattcaatttcaataattataagattttatttgaattacattaaaaaatttgagttatgttcgaaaataaatctttagattagcattagaaaattttcgaaaattcgaacttatgaTTGTTACATTTCCAATTTCGGGACATGTTGTTGTATTCCCAACTCTTTTTCTTCGATCTGGTTATCCAAATCCGTTAGATCTAAACCGCATCTAACGGATGAGTCCAAAGGGATTTAGGTTCCAACTTTGTTGTATTTACCCTGCAATTAAAAAGGTGTTGGTCATTGTGCGCCTATGCCACACGCAAGACAGAGATCTTAAATGGTGCCGCTTAATCGCGATCAGTATGAGTTTTAACGGGTACACCATCCCGAACTAAGTTTTGCTAGTACCACAGTAGTTCGACGTGGTTAGTTTCGTTCCGCAACGGGTAGGGGACGACCTCACAATATTATAATATCGCGGTGGGATTTGATGAATAGTATTTAAAGCTGTCCTATATGAGATTTCATCATCTATGTTATCCAGGTGTTCTTGGACGTCGCTCTCATACAGACGAAGATCTTTCCTGACATCCCTCGTGGGGTTCTAACCCCGTTCTCGCGACAATCGGTTCTTAGTACCGGAACGACTCGTAGTTCAACGTACAACAACCAAGGATTTTCAACCCAGCCACTTCGATTTTACACGTATGTATTCACTATTCGTGAAATGTTGGGAATTGTGTTGCTTTAATGACAAGTGCGCTCAGAACAAAACCAAATGATCAAGTAAGGCGACAAAAGCTAAACTAACAATATAACATCAATAATACAGGAAAGATTTTTCATAACATCGGTTTATTCCCTGCTGCAGCTCAAAAGTATCCCTGTAAGGATACCCAGTTTAAAATATGATCTACCTCTCTTATCAAGAAGAAGAAAACGATGAGCCTAGATGGGATCAGTAGTTGACAAAATCATCCTCTTTAGTAGCAATACGTAGGTTCATGCCTTAAAGGCGTCAAAAGATTACTAACTACATAAGATCAGTAGGACAAGGAAGATTCTTCGAAACATCACTATATCCCCTGCTGCAGCTCAAAAGGATCCCCTTAAAGAGACTCAGATTAGAATATGATCTACCTCTTAAGCCTAGATGGGATCAGTAGTTGACAAAATCATCCTCGTTAGTAGCAATTCGTAGGTTCATTCTTTTGTAATGCTTTACCCAGTCTGCGTCAAAATTGTAAATTGTGAAAACAAGATTGTATTCTGGTCAAACAAACTAGACTCCTTACAACTGTACTGGTATGTAAAGCGAACTTAGTCAGCAATTTCTTTGCCATTTACATATGTCCGTTTCACTTTACCCCATAATGAATAATTactgaatgtctcgccatcttaTTTAGATACGCCTGGCATTCTTAGACCAGTTTTGATGTGAAGTACACACATCTATTATGGATTTAGTAGCAGCTTGACTGTCAGTATAGATTCTAATATTCCTATTAGATGTCGCTTATTATCTAAGCCAATTTGTTACtcttttttattactattactGCTTGGAGA
The window above is part of the Lucilia cuprina isolate Lc7/37 chromosome 6, ASM2204524v1, whole genome shotgun sequence genome. Proteins encoded here:
- the LOC124420695 gene encoding cilia- and flagella-associated protein 206: MNPFIIINDFESDALEDYSKKEHFKVNQRFCQYLKQLIAEESQRNNAKNISASYKPQHYLPIVIKQQQSETNNESGILLTIDKLVTFFIEECKQNFLPINPCFANYYLHLLIRDAQDGLELNDKSNRLSVCKIENFLEKALTKYKNPLEATVCNMKMSYFNRNSQTLSLDFVKEKYELEFEEKLQQLIKSILQYPESSSDHQLEEMFIKMQVFIITNYQIGCPKNHVILKQCRQSLNSVLGRGDIQKYVLRKKYHRLEYLQKLAATVAGILIFNNQGPQGNKENIRNIFADLKMAQCNTKDSLEESIERALFFKQSGSNVMQELIEINVHLKMIICLRPLVQIREINKFVILFEVYRKNLEKAKNTFEKTLYLIEVAEKKFNCVVEKINEILKFRSAIESELIFPHFVYLSEIWQTLVLYLNHLVEINKIKDHFDNLLNEKLENNFNQLLEELSDKNKHLKQPLKYTFHELMQNNIKHESKLSMLNIKPFIKDYCGLTMALTGGLLVPSQLEKKLCENVDLLFGFANMEYAKFAERYFKDFIKNFRNAIVTSTDLILLFQLDVEVMQQDFDLIQQTKTKTNSLETQTENILSNEHLTSRRVNTSWNIWDFHRQTINLANIRKKQTHNTQTNLGYGIRNAQNQTERKTSNGTQNS